From one Labeo rohita strain BAU-BD-2019 chromosome 8, IGBB_LRoh.1.0, whole genome shotgun sequence genomic stretch:
- the zgc:153738 gene encoding dynein regulatory complex protein 11 isoform X1, which yields MSHSTYNTLWSEAHEELSCLLDEELPEEPLRPERDRVVFFQRLASFYVRYVQMFRQLEEAYDQSVHPQKRRVIRQVLDSVMGRILELKNEMVEKEYSEYHYMDDIIQDLKLTPEDLEIPIPRYFIRERNRVLQDRERMFAAVLNQMDVTEKAGPPVMRMLTLERAIKVIQVAERARQGRLRAKFMREIHKDSERQRKAEEQEEVSTDQAAVCIQKVWRGFMQRKITKRLREEEMIFLGMAMDPKLSNQSQNELDVLNNEANRRIRQEEHEDDYQKSIGSVIHQLREVEGPEMKETMKDQIRQWFIECRDATGSFPDYPEEEDGGSALIFAEKTPEELAEELAAKEEEDANKKPKGKEETKEKRKKEKVDDEEEEPGLKMLPSAYLADLERGHKTFSEVWKNRNESKNFSQRHEQELIKEEKRKEIEVEIRKQVDELMRQELANWKLAVDKEKSGKVKGAAKKKKASKSGKRKKKDKDLTADRTTESLFEELVEEELLKKADNVKLKDYLGDYSYLGTTLRQSDIEPMPSLSDVRQVVALYAVLPLGSQAVHEKAPLVKTILLVGPSGVGKKMLVHAICQETGANLFDLSPLNVAGKYPGKSGLQMMLHLVFKVARLMQPSVIWIGEAEKMFYKKVPKDEKELDPKRLKKDLPKILKSIRGEDCVLIVGTTSDPHSADLKSLCKFYNKIILIPRPDYASRYVMWKELIKKNGGEVTSDLDLSSLAKISDGYTQGHMVQVVRSILTERRIQQFPKRPLTASEFVSPLARIDPVFQEEEEALKNWYAKTPLGKKRIKAASGKEGDEEPPKTGGKGGKKKGKK from the exons ATGTCGCACAG CACATACAATACACTCTGGTCTGAAGCCCATGAGGAGCTCAGTTGTTTGCTGGATGAAGAACTCCCAGAAGAACCTCTCCGTcctgagagagacagagtggTGTTCTTCCAAAGGCTCGCCAGCTTCTATGTCCGCTATGTGCAGATGTTCAGACAGCTGGAAGAGGCCTACGACCAAAGCGTTCACCCTCAAAAGAGGCGCGTGATTAGGCAGGTGCTGGACAGTGTGATGGGCCGAATTCTGGAGCTCAAGAACGAAATGGTGGAAAAGGAATATTCTGAATACCACTACATGGATGACATCATCCAAGACCTGAAGTTAACCCCT GAGGACCTTGAGATTCCAATTCCCAGGTATTTCATTCGAGAGCGGAACAGAGTGCTGCAGGATAGAGAAAGAATGTTCGCTGCTGTATTGAACCAAATGGATGTCACAGAAAAGGCAGGA CCTCCTGTAATGCGCATGCTGACTCTGGAGAGGGCCATTAAAGTCATCCAAGTTGCTGAAAGAGCACGGCAAGGCCGACTGAGGGCAAAATTCATGAGAGAGATTCATAAAGACTCTGAGAGACAGAGGAAAGCTGAGGAACAAGAGGAAGTTAGCACTGACCAGGCCGCAGTTTGTATCCAGAAG GTGTGGAGAGGTTTCATGcaaagaaaaattacaaaaaggcTGCGTGAGGAGGAAATGATATTTCTTGGAATG GCCATGGATCCAAAACTGTCCAATCAATCCCAAAATGAGCTGGATGTCCTAAACAATGAGGCCAACAGGCGAATTAGGCAAGAGGAACATGAAGATGACTATCAGAAGTCCATCGGATCTGTTATTCATCAGCTGAGGGAAGTGGAGGGCCCAGAAATGAAGGAGACCATGAAAGATCAGATCCGACAGTGGTTCATAGAGTGCCG TGATGCAACAGGTTCATTTCCTGACTACCCAGAGGAGGAGGATGGAGGTTCAGCTCTCATATTCGCAGAGAAAACACCTGAGGAG CTGGCAGAAGAACTGGCAGCAAAGGAGGAGGAAGATGCCAACAAAAAGCCGAAGGGCAAGGAGGAGacgaaagaaaaaagaaagaaagagaaagtcGATGACGAA GAGGAAGAGCCTGGACTGAAGATGCTACCATCTGCCTATCTGGCAGATCTTGAGAGGGGACACAAGACATTTTCTG AGGTTTGGAAAAACAGAAACGAGTCCAAGAATTTTAGTCAAAGACATGAGCAGGAGCTGATCAAGgaggagaaaagaaaagagattGAGGTGGAAATAAGAAAACAG GTGGATGAACTGATGAGACAGGAACTGGCTAATTGGAAGCTGGCTGTGGATAAAGAAAAAAGTGGAAAGGTCAAGGGTGCtgcaaaa aaaaaaaaggcaTCAAAAAGTggaaagaggaagaagaaggaCAAAGACCTTACAGCAGacag gacCACCGAGTCACTGTTTGAAGAGCTGGTTGAAGAGGAATTGCTGAAAAAGGCAGATAATGTTAAACTAAAAGATTATCTAG GGGACTATAGCTACCTTGGCACAACTCTACGACAGTCTGACATTGAGCCTATGCCGTCCTTATCTGATGTTCGGCAAGTTGTAGCTCTCTATGCTGTCTTACCAttag GTTCCCAAGCTGTGCATGAAAAGGCACCCCTGGTGAAGACAATACTGCTAGTAGGGCCATCAGGGGTGGGTAAGAAAATGTTGGTCCATGCCATCTGCCAGGAGACTGGAGCCAATCTGTTTGACCTTTCACCTTTAAACGTGGCTGGGAAATACCCTGGCAAGAGTGGATTGCAGATGATGCTGCATCTGGTGTTTAAG GTTGCCAGATTGATGCAGCCTTCTGTCATATGGATCGGAGaagctgaaaaaatgttttacaaaaaagtacCGAAAGATGAGAAGGAG TTAGATCCGAAGCGTCTGAAAAAAGATCTACCCAAGATCCTCAAGTCCATTAGAGGAGAAGATTGTGTTTTAATAGTAGGAACGACAAGTGATCCACACAGTGCAGACCTGAAATCCTTGTGCAAATTCTACAATAAGATAATCCTCATACCACGGCCAGACTATGCATCAAGATATG TGATGTGGAAAGAGCTGATAAAAAAGAATGGAGGAGAAGTGACCAGTGACCTGGACCTCAGCTCTCTGGCAAAGATCTCTGATGGCTACACACAGGGTCATATGGTGCAGGTGGTCCGTAGCATCTTGACTGAACGGCGCATTCAGCAATTTCCTAAACGTCCACTAACTGCCTCAGAGTTTGTGTCTCCGCTTGCAAGAATCGACCCTGTGTTTCAGGAAGAAGAAGAGGCactaaaa aACTGGTATGCCAAGACTCCCCTTGGAAAGAAGAGAATTAAAGCTGCCTCAGGGAAGGAGGGTGATGAAGAGCCCCCAAAAACAGGAGGCAAAGGTGGCaagaagaaaggaaaaaagtaa
- the zgc:153738 gene encoding dynein regulatory complex protein 11 isoform X2, giving the protein MSHSTYNTLWSEAHEELSCLLDEELPEEPLRPERDRVVFFQRLASFYVRYVQMFRQLEEAYDQSVHPQKRRVIRQVLDSVMGRILELKNEMVEKEYSEYHYMDDIIQDLKLTPEDLEIPIPRYFIRERNRVLQDRERMFAAVLNQMDVTEKPPVMRMLTLERAIKVIQVAERARQGRLRAKFMREIHKDSERQRKAEEQEEVSTDQAAVCIQKVWRGFMQRKITKRLREEEMIFLGMAMDPKLSNQSQNELDVLNNEANRRIRQEEHEDDYQKSIGSVIHQLREVEGPEMKETMKDQIRQWFIECRDATGSFPDYPEEEDGGSALIFAEKTPEELAEELAAKEEEDANKKPKGKEETKEKRKKEKVDDEEEEPGLKMLPSAYLADLERGHKTFSEVWKNRNESKNFSQRHEQELIKEEKRKEIEVEIRKQVDELMRQELANWKLAVDKEKSGKVKGAAKKKKASKSGKRKKKDKDLTADRTTESLFEELVEEELLKKADNVKLKDYLGDYSYLGTTLRQSDIEPMPSLSDVRQVVALYAVLPLGSQAVHEKAPLVKTILLVGPSGVGKKMLVHAICQETGANLFDLSPLNVAGKYPGKSGLQMMLHLVFKVARLMQPSVIWIGEAEKMFYKKVPKDEKELDPKRLKKDLPKILKSIRGEDCVLIVGTTSDPHSADLKSLCKFYNKIILIPRPDYASRYVMWKELIKKNGGEVTSDLDLSSLAKISDGYTQGHMVQVVRSILTERRIQQFPKRPLTASEFVSPLARIDPVFQEEEEALKNWYAKTPLGKKRIKAASGKEGDEEPPKTGGKGGKKKGKK; this is encoded by the exons ATGTCGCACAG CACATACAATACACTCTGGTCTGAAGCCCATGAGGAGCTCAGTTGTTTGCTGGATGAAGAACTCCCAGAAGAACCTCTCCGTcctgagagagacagagtggTGTTCTTCCAAAGGCTCGCCAGCTTCTATGTCCGCTATGTGCAGATGTTCAGACAGCTGGAAGAGGCCTACGACCAAAGCGTTCACCCTCAAAAGAGGCGCGTGATTAGGCAGGTGCTGGACAGTGTGATGGGCCGAATTCTGGAGCTCAAGAACGAAATGGTGGAAAAGGAATATTCTGAATACCACTACATGGATGACATCATCCAAGACCTGAAGTTAACCCCT GAGGACCTTGAGATTCCAATTCCCAGGTATTTCATTCGAGAGCGGAACAGAGTGCTGCAGGATAGAGAAAGAATGTTCGCTGCTGTATTGAACCAAATGGATGTCACAGAAAAG CCTCCTGTAATGCGCATGCTGACTCTGGAGAGGGCCATTAAAGTCATCCAAGTTGCTGAAAGAGCACGGCAAGGCCGACTGAGGGCAAAATTCATGAGAGAGATTCATAAAGACTCTGAGAGACAGAGGAAAGCTGAGGAACAAGAGGAAGTTAGCACTGACCAGGCCGCAGTTTGTATCCAGAAG GTGTGGAGAGGTTTCATGcaaagaaaaattacaaaaaggcTGCGTGAGGAGGAAATGATATTTCTTGGAATG GCCATGGATCCAAAACTGTCCAATCAATCCCAAAATGAGCTGGATGTCCTAAACAATGAGGCCAACAGGCGAATTAGGCAAGAGGAACATGAAGATGACTATCAGAAGTCCATCGGATCTGTTATTCATCAGCTGAGGGAAGTGGAGGGCCCAGAAATGAAGGAGACCATGAAAGATCAGATCCGACAGTGGTTCATAGAGTGCCG TGATGCAACAGGTTCATTTCCTGACTACCCAGAGGAGGAGGATGGAGGTTCAGCTCTCATATTCGCAGAGAAAACACCTGAGGAG CTGGCAGAAGAACTGGCAGCAAAGGAGGAGGAAGATGCCAACAAAAAGCCGAAGGGCAAGGAGGAGacgaaagaaaaaagaaagaaagagaaagtcGATGACGAA GAGGAAGAGCCTGGACTGAAGATGCTACCATCTGCCTATCTGGCAGATCTTGAGAGGGGACACAAGACATTTTCTG AGGTTTGGAAAAACAGAAACGAGTCCAAGAATTTTAGTCAAAGACATGAGCAGGAGCTGATCAAGgaggagaaaagaaaagagattGAGGTGGAAATAAGAAAACAG GTGGATGAACTGATGAGACAGGAACTGGCTAATTGGAAGCTGGCTGTGGATAAAGAAAAAAGTGGAAAGGTCAAGGGTGCtgcaaaa aaaaaaaaggcaTCAAAAAGTggaaagaggaagaagaaggaCAAAGACCTTACAGCAGacag gacCACCGAGTCACTGTTTGAAGAGCTGGTTGAAGAGGAATTGCTGAAAAAGGCAGATAATGTTAAACTAAAAGATTATCTAG GGGACTATAGCTACCTTGGCACAACTCTACGACAGTCTGACATTGAGCCTATGCCGTCCTTATCTGATGTTCGGCAAGTTGTAGCTCTCTATGCTGTCTTACCAttag GTTCCCAAGCTGTGCATGAAAAGGCACCCCTGGTGAAGACAATACTGCTAGTAGGGCCATCAGGGGTGGGTAAGAAAATGTTGGTCCATGCCATCTGCCAGGAGACTGGAGCCAATCTGTTTGACCTTTCACCTTTAAACGTGGCTGGGAAATACCCTGGCAAGAGTGGATTGCAGATGATGCTGCATCTGGTGTTTAAG GTTGCCAGATTGATGCAGCCTTCTGTCATATGGATCGGAGaagctgaaaaaatgttttacaaaaaagtacCGAAAGATGAGAAGGAG TTAGATCCGAAGCGTCTGAAAAAAGATCTACCCAAGATCCTCAAGTCCATTAGAGGAGAAGATTGTGTTTTAATAGTAGGAACGACAAGTGATCCACACAGTGCAGACCTGAAATCCTTGTGCAAATTCTACAATAAGATAATCCTCATACCACGGCCAGACTATGCATCAAGATATG TGATGTGGAAAGAGCTGATAAAAAAGAATGGAGGAGAAGTGACCAGTGACCTGGACCTCAGCTCTCTGGCAAAGATCTCTGATGGCTACACACAGGGTCATATGGTGCAGGTGGTCCGTAGCATCTTGACTGAACGGCGCATTCAGCAATTTCCTAAACGTCCACTAACTGCCTCAGAGTTTGTGTCTCCGCTTGCAAGAATCGACCCTGTGTTTCAGGAAGAAGAAGAGGCactaaaa aACTGGTATGCCAAGACTCCCCTTGGAAAGAAGAGAATTAAAGCTGCCTCAGGGAAGGAGGGTGATGAAGAGCCCCCAAAAACAGGAGGCAAAGGTGGCaagaagaaaggaaaaaagtaa
- the LOC127169271 gene encoding obscurin-like, whose translation MALNRIQLVKGLEDVTLCEKEACTFEVVLSHAYIQGQWSRDGVPLKSRPVCRIATQGKKHTLTLTRVTVADMGVINFKAEGIESSAMLTVTARDIKIVKDLQNASVTERESVTFICEVNWEDVDGKWYKDDSRLRAGDNVKIRCEGKIHSLTYKSVKPEDAGEIRFTAERVSSTATLRVKG comes from the exons ATGGCAT TGAATAGAATTCAGTTGGTGAAAGGGCTAGAAGATGTGACTCTGTGTGAGAAAGAAGCCTGTACTTTTGAGGTGGTCCTCAGTCATGCGTACATCCAGGGTCAATGGAGCAGGGATGGAGTCCCACTTAAATCCAGGCCTGTTTGTCGAATTGCCACGCaggggaaaaaacacacactcacacttacACGCGTCACGGTTGCTGACATGGGTGTCATCAACTTCAAGGCTGAAGGGATTGAAAGCTCTGCCATGCTGACAGTCACAG CCAGAGATATAAAGATTGTGAAGGATCTTCAGAATGCCAGTGTGACTGAGAGGGAGAGTGTGACATTTATCTGTGAGGTCAACTGGGAAGATGTAGATGGGAAGTGGTACAAGGACGACAGCCGGTTGAGAGCTGGGGACAATGTTAAAATAAGATGTGAGG GTAAAATACACTCCCTAACCTATAAATCAGTCAAACCAGAAGATGCTGGTGAGATCAGATTCACTGCCGAGAGGGTCTCTTCAACAGCAACGCTACGAGTCaaaggttaa